A stretch of the Lachnospiraceae bacterium genome encodes the following:
- a CDS encoding RidA family protein has product MNKIATDKAPAAIGPYSQAMQVGNMVFTSGQIPLDPATGEIVGATISEQAERVMQNLAAVLEAAGASFESAVKTTCFLADMADFAAFNEVYGRYFTSKPARSCVAVKTLPKNVLVEVEVIAVTAE; this is encoded by the coding sequence ATGAATAAGATTGCAACAGATAAGGCGCCGGCGGCGATTGGGCCGTATTCTCAGGCGATGCAGGTGGGAAATATGGTATTTACCTCCGGACAGATTCCGCTGGATCCGGCAACCGGGGAGATTGTGGGTGCGACGATCAGCGAGCAGGCGGAGCGTGTGATGCAGAATCTGGCGGCTGTTTTGGAAGCAGCCGGCGCGAGCTTTGAAAGCGCTGTCAAAACGACCTGCTTTTTGGCGGACATGGCGGATTTTGCAGCTTTTAACGAGGTGTATGGACGTTACTTTACCTCTAAGCCTGCGCGCAGCTGTGTAGCGGTGAAAACGCTGCCGAAGAATGTGCTGGTTGAGGTGGAAGTGATTGCGGTAACGGCGGAGTAA
- a CDS encoding NAD(P)H-dependent glycerol-3-phosphate dehydrogenase, translated as MRITVVGPGRWGSFIAWYLDRAGHEVSLYGRPGSASMRQLKQSRHNACLTLPDSVQLSESLQSVAEAEVVVIAMPSQALRGFLASLSEQRLQDKIFVLCMKGLEIGSGKRLSVVASEMLDASNRIAVWIGPGHVQEFYAGIPNCMVIDSEEQAVKQLLVEAFSTDLIRFYYGSDLIGNEIGAASKNVIGIAAGMLDGFGLATLKGPLMSRGTREIARLIKAMGGSELSAYGLCHLGDYEATVFSEFSHNRQFGESFVKGEAFEKLAEGYYTVQALMELADAHQVELPICRCVYEILYHQADPRQELNTLFTRSLKNEF; from the coding sequence ATGCGGATTACGGTGGTTGGCCCCGGACGATGGGGGTCGTTTATTGCGTGGTATTTAGATCGGGCTGGTCATGAGGTGAGCTTATATGGCCGGCCTGGTTCTGCGTCTATGCGGCAGCTGAAGCAGTCACGGCACAATGCGTGCCTGACGCTGCCGGATTCGGTGCAGCTTAGCGAGTCGCTGCAGAGCGTAGCAGAGGCTGAGGTCGTGGTGATTGCCATGCCGTCGCAGGCTCTGCGGGGATTTTTAGCGAGTCTTTCGGAGCAGCGCCTGCAGGATAAGATTTTTGTTTTGTGCATGAAGGGCTTGGAAATCGGCAGCGGCAAGCGCCTGTCGGTGGTGGCCTCGGAGATGCTGGATGCGTCTAACCGCATTGCGGTGTGGATCGGCCCCGGTCATGTGCAGGAATTCTATGCCGGCATCCCTAACTGTATGGTGATTGACAGCGAGGAGCAGGCGGTAAAGCAGCTGTTGGTGGAGGCTTTTTCTACCGATCTGATCCGTTTTTATTATGGCAGTGATTTGATCGGAAATGAGATAGGAGCTGCCTCTAAAAATGTGATCGGCATTGCGGCCGGCATGCTGGATGGTTTTGGACTGGCGACGCTGAAGGGGCCGCTTATGTCGCGCGGTACGCGCGAGATTGCCCGTTTGATTAAGGCGATGGGCGGCAGCGAGCTTTCGGCGTATGGCCTCTGTCATCTGGGAGATTATGAAGCCACAGTATTTTCAGAATTTAGCCATAACCGCCAGTTTGGCGAGTCTTTTGTGAAGGGCGAGGCCTTTGAAAAGCTGGCAGAGGGATATTACACGGTGCAGGCTTTGATGGAGCTCGCAGATGCGCATCAGGTGGAGCTGCCGATCTGCCGCTGTGTGTATGAAATTCTCTATCATCAGGCAGATCCAAGGCAGGAGCTGAATACACTGTTTACGCGAAGCCTGAAAAATGAATTTTAG